One Euphorbia lathyris chromosome 1, ddEupLath1.1, whole genome shotgun sequence DNA segment encodes these proteins:
- the LOC136222794 gene encoding uncharacterized protein isoform X1, translating to MFATLCLPLIVELLFIVFMNFIISYISLSGSFFLLYLLTMKNAPFHLVPEKRSLIEDSVITYSSLTVERWKCHVDDVTKFTLQELKRQSAVPGILKIGTCLDILSTAFRQSNRTEFQSSLFEEVLNPFSTDGSKLRKVEARLVSPYQALTTFQADEDRKKMKPHVEGFFCANTGFFFVNSCGHYIL from the exons ATGTTTGCCACGTTGTGCCTTCCTTTAATAGTTGAATTGTTATTCATAGTGTTTATGAATTTTATCATATCATATATATCTTTATCTGGAAGTTTTTTTCTGTTATATCTATTAACAATGAAGAATGCACCATTTCACTTAGTTCCAGAAAAGAGGAGTCTCATAGAGGATTCAGTAATCACATATAGTTCTTTAACTGTGGAGAGATGGAAATGTCATGTTGATGATGTAACAAAGTTCACTCTTCAAGAATTGAAGAGGCAATCGGCAGTTCCAGGAATATTGAAAATTGGGACATGTTTGGATATCCTCTCTACTGCCTTCAGACAGAGCAATCGAACAGAGTTTCAAAGCAGCTTATTTGAAGAAGTTTTGAATCCCTTCTCCACAG ATGGAAGCAAATTGAGGAAGGTAGAAGCTCGACTAGTTTCACCTTATCAAGCACTAACGACTTTCCAG gCAGATGAagatagaaaaaaaatgaaacctCATGTTGAAGGGTTTTTTTGTGCGAATACAG gttttttttttgttaacagTTGCGGACATTATATTTTGTAA
- the LOC136222794 gene encoding uncharacterized protein isoform X2, with translation MFATLCLPLIVELLFIVFMNFIISYISLSGSFFLLYLLTMKNAPFHLVPEKRSLIEDSVITYSSLTVERWKCHVDDVTKFTLQELKRQSAVPGILKIGTCLDILSTAFRQSNRTEFQSSLFEEVLNPFSTDGSKLRKVEARLVSPYQALTTFQADEDRKKMKPHVEGFFCANTGVRM, from the exons ATGTTTGCCACGTTGTGCCTTCCTTTAATAGTTGAATTGTTATTCATAGTGTTTATGAATTTTATCATATCATATATATCTTTATCTGGAAGTTTTTTTCTGTTATATCTATTAACAATGAAGAATGCACCATTTCACTTAGTTCCAGAAAAGAGGAGTCTCATAGAGGATTCAGTAATCACATATAGTTCTTTAACTGTGGAGAGATGGAAATGTCATGTTGATGATGTAACAAAGTTCACTCTTCAAGAATTGAAGAGGCAATCGGCAGTTCCAGGAATATTGAAAATTGGGACATGTTTGGATATCCTCTCTACTGCCTTCAGACAGAGCAATCGAACAGAGTTTCAAAGCAGCTTATTTGAAGAAGTTTTGAATCCCTTCTCCACAG ATGGAAGCAAATTGAGGAAGGTAGAAGCTCGACTAGTTTCACCTTATCAAGCACTAACGACTTTCCAG gCAGATGAagatagaaaaaaaatgaaacctCATGTTGAAGGGTTTTTTTGTGCGAATACAG GTGTCCGAATGTAA